Proteins found in one Quercus robur chromosome 2, dhQueRobu3.1, whole genome shotgun sequence genomic segment:
- the LOC126712237 gene encoding uncharacterized protein LOC126712237 — MSDQENALPEDPMWSELKLPDLLSTETVREVHATIEHKWDPLQRSACQTAAGRALWKHLIHDPLAGLLAGESYLKSLYEKIKKDRINNAREVSGVILAVRTLWFDSKLEAALKSFNSKEAQVVILGAGMDARAYRLSCLKDSDVFEVDFAEVLQVKTTLLQAAMDSTYERQHLTMKAKSLRRVAADVRDDDWLEKLQISGFVPEKNTIWILEGILYYLSHPHAMQVLKIIAEKCVLTPTVLLADFMNQPSTTLSSSIFHFYSDWPDHLLPSIGFSHVELSQIGDPDAHFGLMHDPLNLFNKLRSLPRSVQLNPDDGTPCCRLYLVQASGSPNQTIL; from the exons ATGTCAGATCAAGAAAATGCCTTACCTGAAGACCCAATGTGGTCCGAGCTAAAGCTTCCAGACTTGTTATCGACTGAAACTGTTCGTGAAGTCCATGCCACAATTGAACACAAATGGGATCCCCTCCAACGGTCAGCATGCCAAACAGCAGCAGGAAGAGCCCTGTGGAAGCATTTGATCCATGATCCACTAGCAGGCTTGCTTGCAGGCGAGTCATATCTTAAAAGCCTATATGAGAAGATAAAGAAAGACCGCATCAATAATGCACGAGAAGTATCTGGGGTGATTCTTGCAGTTCGAACTCTTTGGTTTGATTCAAAACTTGAAGCTGCACTTAAATCCTTCAATAGCAAAGAAGCCCAAGTTGTTATCCTTGGTGCAG GAATGGATGCAAGGGCATACCGTTTAAGCTGCTTGAAGGATAGTGATGTTTTTGAAGTTGATTTTGCCGAAGTCTTGCAAGTGAAAACAACTCTTCTACAGGCAGCAATGGATTCCACATATGAACGCCAGCATCTAACGATGAAAGCAAAATCCCTGCGCAGAGTGGCAGCTGACGTCAGGGATGATGACTGGCTTGAAAAGCTTCAAATATCAGGGTTTGTACCAGAGAAGAACACAATATGGATTCTTGAAGGTATCCTATACTACCTGTCCCACCCCCATGCCATGCAGGTACTAAAGATCATAGCTGAGAAGTGTGTCCTTACCCCCACAGTCCTATTGGCAGATTTCATGAACCAACCATCAACCACGCTTTCAAGTTCAATCTTCCACTTCTACAGTGATTGGCCAGATCATCTCCTGCCATCTATTGGGTTTTCTCACGTTGAGCTTTCACAAATTGGTGATCCAGATGCTCATTTTGGGCTAATGCACGATCCACTAAATCTGTTCAACAAGCTTCGCAGCTTACCTAGATCCGTACAACTCAACCCAGATGATGGAACACCATGCTGTCGCTTATATTTAGTGCAGGCTTCTGGTTCACCCAATCAAACCATTCTCTAG
- the LOC126694538 gene encoding uncharacterized protein LOC126694538 yields the protein MTVSEVWQHRNRARVGESVVSLNMLPPKASDALREFQQLRPNHIAIPRTARAVKWKPPSASCVKVNFNGALFSQDRLAGIDVIIRNDQGLVMAALSQQIPSPASMEMVEVVAARRTLMFAVELGFNKVEVEGDSESVVNAILGDYMDNSYMGHVLQDIKFMFSSFSFISIKHTHREGNCVAHKLARRAANNPFFVWMESISSNILDVYQLDILRMQ from the coding sequence ATGACGGTATCCGAAGTGTGGCAGCATAGAAACAGAGCCCGTGTGGGTGAGTCCGTGGTTTCTCTTAATATGCTTCCTCCTAAGGCATCAGATGCTCTACGCGAATTCCAGCAGTTACGTCCCAACCATATTGCTATTCCACGAACAGCCCGTGCGGTAAAATGGAAGCCTCCCAGTGCATCGTGTGTGAAGGTGAATTTCAACGGCGCGTTGTTCTCTCAAGACAGACTAGCCGGCATCGATGTAATAATCCGTAATGACCAAGGACTTGTTATGGCTGCTCTCTCACAACAGATTCCATCACCTGCTTCGATGGAGATGGTGGAAGTGGTAGCGGCTCGTCGTACTCTAATGTTTGCTGTGGAACTCGGTTTCAACAAGGTGGAAGTGGAAGGAGACTCTGAATCAGTTGTCAATGCTATTCTTGGTGACTACATGGACAATTCGTATATGGGTCATGTCTTGCAGGACATTAAGTTTATGTTttctagcttttcttttatttctattaagCATACTCACAGAGAAGGAAATTGTGTTGCCCATAAACTTGCTAGAAGGGCCGCCAATAatcctttttttgtttggatggagTCTATTTCTTCAAATATTCTTGATGTCTATCAGCTTGATATTTTAAGGATGCAATAA
- the LOC126712238 gene encoding uncharacterized protein LOC126712238, translated as MTPAVLSALAQTNSSSTLNGLIPFPPKPQNSKQNIFLENKISRRDIASLSFSFSFIALSPFLSPIAPASAFSFGISGPKDWLKEQKRKSSRFILAPIDASREILRSVYLSLTARDSEYTNKDLEEIQELLRSAARDCVPQERNSLVSFQASTGVEVCTFRLIVKNAASLLDKKDPVKLEAEAMLNDLIRSFTSLNGLASETDIQLSSNREKVVVALMDTISVLDKFEQGVKECLEV; from the exons ATGACGCCAGCTGTGCTCTCCGCCTTAGCACAAACCAACTCATCCTCCACTCTCAACGGCCTCATACCGTTCCCTCCAAAAccccaaaattcaaaacaaaacatcTTTCTTGAGAACAAGATCTCACGCAGAGACATTGcttctctctcattctcattctcattcATCGCTCTTTCTCCTTTCCTCTCTCCAATCGCTCCTGCATCTGCATTCTCCTTTGGCATTT CAGGACCGAAAGACTGGTTAAAAGAGCAAAAGAGGAAGTCCTCGAGGTTCATCTTGGCACCGATTGACGCTTCGCGAGAAATTCTTCGCTCTGTCTATCTCTCACTCA CGGCTAGGGATTCTGAATATACTAACAAGGATTTAGAGGAAATTCAAGAGCTGTTGAGATCGGCCGCTAGGGATTGCGTTCCACAAGAGAGGAATTCGCTTGTTAGCTTTCAAGCCAGCACCGGAGTCGAG GTTTGCACATTTCGACTGATTGTGAAAAATGCGGCTTCCTTGCTTGATAAGAAGGATCCTGTGAAGTTGGAAGCCGAAGCTATGCTAAATGATCTTATAAG aTCTTTCACTTCTCTTAATGGCCTAGCAAGTGAAACTGACATTCAACTTTCTTCCAATAG AGAAAAGGTAGTAGTTGCTCTCATGGATACCATATCCGTCCTTGACAAGTTTGAGCAGGGAGTCAAAGAATGCCTTGAAGTTTGA
- the LOC126694547 gene encoding thymidylate kinase-like: MKGLYDRENNSICFSRNFGVQALAKSLKSQLKFPRKYPIGQIQMANTHDSILSGGNSESRGASVVLEGLDCSGKTSQSSRLLSYLEGLGHSAELWRFPDRSTDVGQMISSYLSNKSQLDDHMIHLLFSANRWEKRSLMETKLKTGTTLIVDRYSYSEVAFSSAKGLGVE, translated from the exons ATGAAG gGCCTCTATGATAGAGAGAATAATTCCATTTGTTTCTCTAGGAATTTTGGAGTGCAAGCCTTAGCAAAGTCATTGAAGTCTCAATTAAAATTTCCTCGCAAGTATCCTATTGGGCAGATTCAAATGGCAAATACCCATGATTCTATCCTTAGTGGTGGCAACAGTGAGTCAAGAGGTGCCTCGGTTGTTCTAGAAGGCTTGGATTGTAGTGGGAAGACTTCACAGTCTAGTAGATTACTCTCATACTTGGAGGGACTGGGGCATTCAGCTGAATTATGGAGGTTTCCTGACAGAAGTACAGATGTTGGGCAAATGATATCTTCTTACCTTTCCAACAAATCACAATTGGACGATCACATGATCCATCTTCTCTTTAGTGCAAATCGTTGGGAGAAGAG ATCATTGATGGAAACTAAATTGAAGACTGGAACCACCCTTATTGTCGACCGCTATTCCTATTCTGAGGTAGCTTTCTCATCTGCCAAAGGACTTGGTGTTGAATAG
- the LOC126712239 gene encoding mediator of RNA polymerase II transcription subunit 27-like isoform X1, whose translation MLLNICRLALKAFTDQKRQFFPHLDDGLHDQDAKSASKKLCGPQVPMENHQEELSGFKTLSDVLMHLEKEVPNLKIFTYERLDWLKRASLLPSSTNEASIETSKEHNYHNSNKLRAGSLSAVAVEKIAVIELLFPSVFRAVVSLHPAGSIDPDSVAFFSPDEGGNYIHSRGFSVYHVFRRITEHAAMALQYFLGNQAETALHSLLHWICSYQTLFSKVCRCDSVSHFLRFL comes from the exons ATGCTTCTGAATATTTGCAGGTTAGCTCTCAAGGCCTTCACTGATCAGAAAAGACAATTTTTTCCTCACCTTGATGATGGATTACATGATCAGGATGCCAAATCAGCTTCAAAGAAACTTTGTGGTCCCCAAGTACCGATGGAAAATCATCAAGAAGAGCTTAGCGGTTTTAAGACACTATCAGATGTTCTAATGCATTTGGAAAAAGAAGtgccaaatttgaaaattttcacttaTGAGCGATTGGACTGGTTGAAAAGAGCTTCTTTGCTGCCCTCTTCAACTAATGAGGCTTCCATTGAAACATCTAAAGAACATAATTATCACAATTCAAATAAACTAAGAGCAGGATCGTTGAGTGCGGTTGCTGTAGAGAAGATTGCTGTAATTGAGTTGCTGTTTCCATCTGTCTTCAGAGCAGTTGTATCTCTGCATCCAGCTGGTTCTATTGACCCTGACTCAGTTGCTTTCTTCTCTCCAGATGAG GGAGGCAACTACATACATTCTAGAGGTTTTTCAGTTTATCATGTATTTAGACGCATCACG GAGCATGCTGCTATGGCTCTGCAGTATTTCCTTGGAAATCAAGCTGAAACAGCTCTACATTCTCTTCTG caTTGGATCTGTAGTTAtcaaactttattttcaaaagtcTGCAGGTGTGACTCTGTTTCCCACTTTTTAAGATTTCTTTGA
- the LOC126712239 gene encoding mediator of RNA polymerase II transcription subunit 27-like isoform X2 produces the protein MLLNICRLALKAFTDQKRQFFPHLDDGLHDQDAKSASKKLCGPQVPMENHQEELSGFKTLSDVLMHLEKEVPNLKIFTYERLDWLKRASLLPSSTNEASIETSKEHNYHNSNKLRAGSLSAVAVEKIAVIELLFPSVFRAVVSLHPAGSIDPDSVAFFSPDEGGNYIHSRGFSVYHVFRRITEHAAMALQYFLGNQAETALHSLLHWICSYQTLFSKVCSKCGRLTSNF, from the exons ATGCTTCTGAATATTTGCAGGTTAGCTCTCAAGGCCTTCACTGATCAGAAAAGACAATTTTTTCCTCACCTTGATGATGGATTACATGATCAGGATGCCAAATCAGCTTCAAAGAAACTTTGTGGTCCCCAAGTACCGATGGAAAATCATCAAGAAGAGCTTAGCGGTTTTAAGACACTATCAGATGTTCTAATGCATTTGGAAAAAGAAGtgccaaatttgaaaattttcacttaTGAGCGATTGGACTGGTTGAAAAGAGCTTCTTTGCTGCCCTCTTCAACTAATGAGGCTTCCATTGAAACATCTAAAGAACATAATTATCACAATTCAAATAAACTAAGAGCAGGATCGTTGAGTGCGGTTGCTGTAGAGAAGATTGCTGTAATTGAGTTGCTGTTTCCATCTGTCTTCAGAGCAGTTGTATCTCTGCATCCAGCTGGTTCTATTGACCCTGACTCAGTTGCTTTCTTCTCTCCAGATGAG GGAGGCAACTACATACATTCTAGAGGTTTTTCAGTTTATCATGTATTTAGACGCATCACG GAGCATGCTGCTATGGCTCTGCAGTATTTCCTTGGAAATCAAGCTGAAACAGCTCTACATTCTCTTCTG caTTGGATCTGTAGTTAtcaaactttattttcaaaagtcTGCAG TAAGTGTGGACGGCTAACTTCTAACTTCTAA